The genomic stretch GACAGCTACTCTTTTCATGGGAAAAGGCAAAAGGTACTCTATCTTTTATAAAATCTCCGCATGGTATTTTAACGATTGGAGTAAATGAATCCGTTTGCTCTGTCAAATTGCCTAAACTGTTAGAAGAATATCGCAAACGGTATCCAGAGGTTGAATTTCATATAAAAATCGGATCAACGGATGAATTAGAATTGTGGTTGAAAGAAAATCAGATCGATGTGGCTGTATTATTGGACAAGCCATGGCATGTCCCTGAGCTAACAGTTAAAATATACCAGGAAGAATTATTGGGACTTTTTGTTTCACCTATTCACCCTTTAGATGGTGTAGAAAATATACTTCCCCGCGATGTATCAAATCACCCCATGCTTTTAGTATCGCACAGCAGTTGCTGGAAGAATGTCTTTCAGGCGGTTATGGAAGAAGCAAATGAGTCATTTAGAATCATGTTGGAAACAGCAAGCATATCTGACCTTAAGCAATTTGCGATATTGGGCTTTGGAATAGCAGTTTTACCCTTATATGCTGTACATGAGGAAATAGCATCCAATCAACTTTCTATGATCGATTGGAAAGGGAAAAATTTAAGTTTGTTCGTTCAGGTTGTTCACCATAGAGATAAATGGTTATCTCCTTCATTGGAGGCGTTTTTAGAAATATGCATGGATGTTAAATGGTGATATGTTTTCACAACAAGTTGTGCGGCTGCTTGGGATATTATGCCTTTGATGGTGTAAATATTGGACGAATAGCTGCATACTGATTCAAAAATGGATGCTGCGTAACTAACATTCGTTAGCAAAGCAGCATCCATTGATTTAGTTAATTATTGATTCCATACTCCATTGCTGTCAACCAGCCAGCCATCTGGAGTCACTCCATTCATGTATAACGATCCACGCGGGCGTGAGTAACCTTCTGGCTTTTTATATTCCCATTTCTCCTGATTCATTGCCCAGCCGGATGAACCTTCTGCTTGTGTGGTTAAATAATACCATTTCCCATCTATGCAATTCCAGCCTTCTGCCATGGCTCCGGATGAAT from Lacrimispora sphenoides JCM 1415 encodes the following:
- a CDS encoding LysR family transcriptional regulator; protein product: MDMRLILAFVTVATLRNFTKAADQLGYAQSTITSQIQLLEKELGVKLFDRLGKKVCLTPEGEQFLVDARQLLFSWEKAKGTLSFIKSPHGILTIGVNESVCSVKLPKLLEEYRKRYPEVEFHIKIGSTDELELWLKENQIDVAVLLDKPWHVPELTVKIYQEELLGLFVSPIHPLDGVENILPRDVSNHPMLLVSHSSCWKNVFQAVMEEANESFRIMLETASISDLKQFAILGFGIAVLPLYAVHEEIASNQLSMIDWKGKNLSLFVQVVHHRDKWLSPSLEAFLEICMDVKW